Genomic segment of Bacteroides intestinalis DSM 17393:
GAAGCCGCTGAACTGAAAATCGGTGGTGAAGTTTTGTGTTATGTATATTAATAGGAGGAATTAGCAATGTCAAGAATAGGAAAATTACCCATTAGTATTCCCGCTGGAGTAACAGTTACTCTGAAAGAAAATGTGGTTACCGTGAAGGGACCCAAAGGCGAACTTAGCCAATATGTAGATCCTGCTATCAATGTTGCCATCGAAGATGGTCATCTGACTTTGAGCGAAAATGAAAATGCAATGTTGGATAATCCCAAACAAAAGCATGCATTCCATGGCTTGTACCGTTCTTTGGTACACAACATGGTAGTTGGTGTCTCTGAAGGATATAAAAAAGAATTGGAGCTTGTAGGTGTAGGTTACCGTGCTTCTAACCAAGGTAATATCATTGAATTGTCTTTGGGTTATACGCACAATATCTTTATACAGTTGCCTCCTGAAGTTAAAGTAGAGACAAAATCTGAAAGAAATAAGAATCCACTTATTATTTTAGAGTCTTGCGATAAACAATTGCTGGGTCAAGTTTGCTCTAAGATACGTTCTTTCCGTAAGCCCGAACCATATAAAGGTAAAGGTATTAAGTTTGTTGGTGAAGAAATTCGTAGAAAGTCTGGTAAATCTGCCGGCGCTAAGTAATTTACATAAAATTAGAATGTTATGACAACAAAAATAGAAAGACGAATTAAGATCAAATATAGAGTACGCAACAAAATTTCAGGTACTGCTGAACGTCCGCGTATGAGTGTATTTAGAAGTAATAAGCAGATCTACGTTCAGCTTATCGACGATTTGGGAGGTAAGACTTTGGCTGCTGCATCTTCTTTAGGTATGACTGAAAAGTTACCAAAGAAAGAACAAGCTGCAAAGGTTGGAGAGTTGATCGCTAAGAAAGCTCAGGAAGCAGGTATTACTACTGTTGTTTTCGACCGTAATGGTTACTTGTATCATGGGAGAGTAAAAGAAGTGGCTGATGCTGCTCGTAACGGTGGACTTAAATTTTAATCATTATGGCAATTAATAATAGAGTTAAGATTACAAACGATATAGAACTGAAAGACCGTTTGGTTGCTATTAATCGTGTAACCAAAGTAACCAAAGGTGGTAGAACTTTTAGTTTCTCTGCAATTGTGGTTGTAGGTAATGAAGAAGGTATCATCGGTTGGGGTCTTGGTAAAGCAGGTGAAGTAACCGCAGCTATTGCTAAAGGTGTTGAATCTGCTAAGAAGAATCTGACAAAGGTGCCTGTTCTGAAAGGTACTGTTCCTCACGAACAGACTGCTAAGTTTGGTGGTGCAGAAGTGTTCATCAAACCTGCTTCTCATGGTACAGGTGTAGTTGCAGGTGGTGCAATGCGTGCAGTACTTGAAAGTGTTGGTATTACGGATGTTTTGGCTAAGTCAAAAGGATCTTCCAACCCGCACAACTTGGTGAAAGCTACTATCTTGGCGTTGGGTGAAATGCGTGACGCACGTATGGTTGCTCAAAACAGAGGTATTAGTATTGAAAAAGTATTTAGAGGATAAGGAGGAAATATGTCGACTATAAAGGTTAAACAAATTAAAAGTAGAATTGGTGCTCCGGCTGATCAGAAAAGAACTCTCGATGCACTGGGACTTCGTAAGTTGAATCGTGTGGTTGAACACGAGTGTACTCCTTCAATTCTTGGAATGGTGGATAAGGTTAAACACTTGGTTACCATTGTTAAGTAATTATTTGTTGAATATAAAACGAATTACAATATGAACTTAAGTAATTTAAAACCTGCTGAAGGATCTACTAAAACAAGAAAGAGAATTGGACGTGGTCCAGGTTCTGGCTTGGGAGGTACTTCTACCAGAGGTCATAAGGGAGCTAAATCAAGATCTGGTTATTCTAAGAAAATAGGTTTTGAAGGTGGCCAGATGCCTCTCCAACGTCGTGTTCCTAAATTCGGTTTTAAGAACATTAATCGTGTAGAGTATAAAGCTATCAACTTGGATACAATTCAGAAACTTGCTGAAGCTAAAAAGTTGGAGACAGTTGGTATTAATGATTTTATCGCTGCTGGCTTTATTTCTTCAAATCAGTTGGTAAAAGTATTAGGTAATGGAACTTTGACTACAAAGTTGGATGTGCAAGCTCATGCATTCTCTAAGACTGCTGTTGCTGCCATTGAAGCTGCTGGTGGAAGTGTAGTAAAACTCTAATTCAATGAGAAAAGCTATTGAAACATTAAAGAATATATGGAAAATTGAGGATCTGAGACAACGGATCCTCATTACCATATTGTTTGTGGCAATCTACCGTTTTGGTTCGTACGTTGTGCTGCCCGGTATTAATCCGGCTATGCTAACACAATTGCATCAACAAACAAGCGAGGGCCTCTTAGCCTTATTAAACATGTTTTCGGGAGGAGCATTCTCTAATGCATCTATTTTTGCATTAGGAATTATGCCTTATATCTCTGCTTCAATCGTTATTCAGTTGTTGGGGATTGCGGTTCCGTATTTCCAGAAACTTCAACGTGAAGGTGAGAGTGGTAGAAGAAAAATGAACCAGTATACTCGTTATTTGACGATTATTATTTTATTAGTTCAGGCTCCTTCTTATTTGCTCAATCTTAAAATGCAGGCCGGTCCTTCCTTAAATGCTTCATTAGATTGGACTCTGTTCATGGTTACCTCTACCATTATCTTGGCAGCTGGTAGTATGTTTATTTTGTGGCTTGGTGAGAGAATCACTGATAAGGGTATTGGTAATGGTATTTCATTTATCATCTTAATCGGTATTATCGCTCGTTTGCCTCAGTCTTTATTTCAGGAATTGATTTCCCGTATGACTGATAAGACAGGTGGTTTGATTATGTTCTTAATTGAAATCGTATTCTTATTACTGGTGATTGCTGCCGCAATCTTGTTAGTACAAGGTACAAGAAAAATTCCTGTACAATATGCTAAAAGAATTGTTGGTAACAAGCAATATGGTGGTGCCAGACAGTATATTCCGTTGAAGGTAAATGCTGCAGGTGTAATGCCTATCATTTTTGCTCAAGCAATCATGTTTATTCCTATTACCTTTATTGGTTTTTCAAATGTAGATCATGTGAGCGGTTTTGTGCGTGCATTTACTGATCATACAAGCTTCTGGTATAATTTCGTATTTGCAATAATGATTATACTATTTACGTATTTCTATACTGCAATTACGATTAACCCGACTCAGATGGCTGAGGATATGAAGAGAAATAATGGTTTCATTCCAGGTATCAAACCGGGAAAGAAGACTGCAGAATATATTGATGACATTATGTCTCGTATAACATTGCCTGGTTCTTTCTTTTTGGCTTTGGTAGCTATTATGCCTGCGTTTGCTGGTGTTTTTGGTGTGAAAGCTGAATTTGCTCAATTCTTCGGCGGTACATCTCTGTTAATTCTTGTAGGTGTAGTTCTTGATACACTCCAGCAGATTGAAAGTCACTTGTTGATGAGACACTATGACGGTTTGTTGAAGTCTGGGCGTATTAAAGGACGTAGTAACGTAGCTGCATATTAATCTTTTATAAGATGATATTTCTTAAAACGGAAGATGAAATAGAGCTGCTCCGTGAGAGTAATTTGCTTGTCGGGAGGACATTGGCTGAAGTTGCAAAGCTAGTAAAGCCTGGAGTTACTACAGGGGAACTGGATAAAGTAGCGGAAGAGTTTATCAGAGATCATGGTGCTGTTCCTACTTTTAAAGGTTTTCCAAATCAATATGGTGATCCATTTCCAGCTTCGCTATGTACATCGGTAAATGAACAGGTAGTGCATGGTATTCCTGGAGATATAGTACTGAAAGAAGGTGATATTGTGTCAGTTGATTGTGGTACTTATATGAATGGATTTTGTGGTGATTCTGCCTATACATTTTGTGTAGGAGAAGTAGATGAGGAAGTTCGCAAATTACTGAAAGTTACTAAAGAGGCATTATACATCGGAATAGAAAATGCCGTTCAAGGAAAACGGTTGGGTGATATCGGATATTCAATACAAGAACATTGTGAGTCCAATTCATTCGGTGTAGTGCGTGAGTTTGTTGGTCATGGCATTGGCAAGGAAATGCACGAAGACCCTCAGGTTCCTAATTATGGAAAACGTGGTTATGGAACTATGCTGAAGAGAGGTCTTTGTATTGCTATAGAACCGATGATTACGCAAGGTAGTCGTCAGATAGTAATGGAGCGTGATGGTTGGACGGTGAGAACAAAGGATCGGAAGTATGCAGCTCATTTTGAGCATACAGTGGCTGTTGGAGCTGGTAAAGCTGATATCCTATCATCGTTTGAGTTCATAGAAGAAGTATTAGGAGATAAAGCAATTTAAAAAATTAATATGGCTAAGCAATCTGCAATAGAACAAGATGGAGTTATTGTTGAAGCATTGTCTAATGCAATGTTTCGTGTTGAATTAGAAAACGGACATGAGATTACTGCACATATTTCCGGTAAGATGCGAATGCATTACATTAAAATCCTGCCGGGTGATAAAGTAAGAGTCGAAATGTCTCCTTACGATTTATCGAAAGGAAGAATTGTATTTAGATATAAATAAAATTAAGATATGAAAGTAAGAGCATCTTTAAAGAAACGTACGCCAGAATGTAAGATCGTTAGACGCAATGGCCGTTTGTATGTTATTAACAAGAAAAATCCTAAGTATAAACAACGTCAAGGATAATATTATTATTTTTGCAAAAAAAATAATTTAGTATATGGCTATAAGAATAGTTGGTGTCGATTTGCCTCAGAATAAGAGAGGTGAAGTTGCGTTGACCTATATCTATGGAATAGGTCGTAGTAGTTCAGCAAAGATTTTGGATAAAGCTGGTGTAGATAAAGACCTGAAGGTGAAAGACTGGACGGACGATCAAGCTGCCAAGATTCGTGAGATCATTGGTGCAGAATTTAAAGTAGAAGGTGACCTTCGTTCGGAAGTTCAATTGAATATCAAACGTTTGATGGATATTGGTTGCTACCGTGGTGTACGTCATCGTATCGGTTTACCAGTGAGAGGTCAGAGCACTAAGAATAACGCTCGTACTCGTAAAGGTAGAAAGAAAACCGTTGCAAATAAGAAAAAAGCTACTAAATAATAATTGTTGATATGGCAAAAAAAACAGTTGCAGCAAAGAAGAGAAATGTGAAAGTTGACGCTAATGGACAGTTGCATGTTCATTCATCTTTCAACAATATTATTGTTTCTCTCGCAAACAGTGAAGGGCAGATCATTTCTTGGTCATCTGCCGGTAAAATGGGATTTAGAGGTTCTAAGAAGAACACTCCTTATGCAGCGCAAATGGCTGCCCAAGATTGTGCAAAAGTTGCATTTGATCTTGGCCTGAGAAAGGTAAAAGCATATGTGAAGGGTCCGGGTAACGGACGTGAGTCTGCTATTAGAACTATCCATGGTGCAGGTATTGAAGTTACTGAAATCATTGACGTAACTCCACTTCCACATAATGGTTGTCGTCCTCCGAAAAGACGTAGAGTTTAAGATTTACCTTTAATAAAAATGATCTTGATTTTGTTATTTGGATTACATTAATTTCTCTCTGTAATCGCGGCTGCAACAAATTGAGTTCATGAATAAAACAATTAAAATTTAAAAGAAATGGCTAGATATACTGGACCAAAATCAAGAATAGCCCGTAAATTCGGTGAAGGTATCTTCGGAGCAGATAAAGTTTTGTCTAAGAAAAATTATCCTCCCGGACAGCATGGCAATTCTAGAAAGAGAAAAACTTCTGAATATGGTGTTCAACTTCGCGAGAAACAGAAAGCCAAATACACCTATGGAGTTTTAGAAAAACAATTCCGCAACCTGTTTGAAAAAGCAGAAACAGCTAAAGGCATTACCGGTGAAATTCTGCTTCAGTTGCTAGAAGGTCGTCTTGATAATATTGTATTCCGTTTAGGTATTGCTCCTACTCGTGCAGCTGCTCGTCAGTTGGTGGGTCACAAGCATATCACTGTGGATGGTGAAGTGGTAAATATCCCTTCATTTGCAGTAAAACCGGGTCAGGTAATTGGCGTTCGTGAAAGATCTAAATCTTTGGAAGTAATTGCTAATTCACTGGCTGGATTTAATCACAGCAAATATCCTTGGTTGGAATGGGATGATAACTCTAAGGTTGGTAAATTACTGCATGTACCTGAAAGAGCGGACATTCCTGAAAACATTAAAGAGCATTTGATCGTAGAATTGTATTCTAAATAAAATAATTAATTTCATGGCGATATTAGCATTTCAAAAACCTGATAAAGTATTAATGTTGGAAGCGGATTCTAGATTCGGTAAATTCGAATTTCGTCCGTTGGAGCCCGGTTTTGGTATTACCGTTGGTAATGCACTACGCCGCATCCTGCTTTCGTCATTAGAGGGTTTTGCTATCACTACTATCAAAATAGATGGTGTTGAGCATGAGTTCTCTAGCGTACCGGGAGTTAAAGAGGATGTTACTAACATTATCTTGAATCTGAAACAGGTGAGATTCAAGCAAGTAGTTGAAGAATTCGAAAGTGAGAAAGTAAGTATTACAATCGAAAATTCTAGTGAATTTAAAGCAGGTGACATAGGTAAGTATTTGACTGGATTTGAAGTGTTAAATCCTGAATTAGTTATTTGTCATTTAGATTCTAAAGCAACTATGCAAATCGATATTACGATTAACAAAGGTCGTGGATATGTTCCGGCTGATGAAAACCGCGAATATTGCACGGATGTTAACGTAATTCCTATCGATTCCATTTATACACCGATACGTAATGTGAAGTATCAGATTGAACCGTTCCGTGTTGAACAAAAGACGGACTACGACAAATTGGTACTTGAGATTACTACCGACGGTTCTATTCATCCGAAGGAAGCGCTGAAAGAAGCTGCAAAGATTCTGATTTATCACTTCATGCTCTTCTCTGATGAGAAGATTACATTGGAAAGTAATGATGTGGATGGCAATGAAGAATTTGATGAAGAAGTATTGCACATGCGCCAATTGTTGAAAACCAAACTTGTTGATATGGACTTATCGGTTCGTGCTCTCAACTGCTTGAAGGCTGCCGATGTAGAAACATTAGGCGATTTGGTACAATTCAACAAGACGGATTTGCTGAAATTCAGAAACTTCGGAAAGAAATCGCTTACCGAGCTTGATGATTTGCTGGAAAGTCTGAATCTTTCGTTTGGAACCGATATTTCTAAAT
This window contains:
- the rpsM gene encoding 30S ribosomal protein S13, which produces MAIRIVGVDLPQNKRGEVALTYIYGIGRSSSAKILDKAGVDKDLKVKDWTDDQAAKIREIIGAEFKVEGDLRSEVQLNIKRLMDIGCYRGVRHRIGLPVRGQSTKNNARTRKGRKKTVANKKKATK
- the rpmD gene encoding 50S ribosomal protein L30 — protein: MSTIKVKQIKSRIGAPADQKRTLDALGLRKLNRVVEHECTPSILGMVDKVKHLVTIVK
- the infA gene encoding translation initiation factor IF-1, which translates into the protein MAKQSAIEQDGVIVEALSNAMFRVELENGHEITAHISGKMRMHYIKILPGDKVRVEMSPYDLSKGRIVFRYK
- the secY gene encoding preprotein translocase subunit SecY, producing MRKAIETLKNIWKIEDLRQRILITILFVAIYRFGSYVVLPGINPAMLTQLHQQTSEGLLALLNMFSGGAFSNASIFALGIMPYISASIVIQLLGIAVPYFQKLQREGESGRRKMNQYTRYLTIIILLVQAPSYLLNLKMQAGPSLNASLDWTLFMVTSTIILAAGSMFILWLGERITDKGIGNGISFIILIGIIARLPQSLFQELISRMTDKTGGLIMFLIEIVFLLLVIAAAILLVQGTRKIPVQYAKRIVGNKQYGGARQYIPLKVNAAGVMPIIFAQAIMFIPITFIGFSNVDHVSGFVRAFTDHTSFWYNFVFAIMIILFTYFYTAITINPTQMAEDMKRNNGFIPGIKPGKKTAEYIDDIMSRITLPGSFFLALVAIMPAFAGVFGVKAEFAQFFGGTSLLILVGVVLDTLQQIESHLLMRHYDGLLKSGRIKGRSNVAAY
- the rplF gene encoding 50S ribosomal protein L6: MSRIGKLPISIPAGVTVTLKENVVTVKGPKGELSQYVDPAINVAIEDGHLTLSENENAMLDNPKQKHAFHGLYRSLVHNMVVGVSEGYKKELELVGVGYRASNQGNIIELSLGYTHNIFIQLPPEVKVETKSERNKNPLIILESCDKQLLGQVCSKIRSFRKPEPYKGKGIKFVGEEIRRKSGKSAGAK
- the map gene encoding type I methionyl aminopeptidase; its protein translation is MIFLKTEDEIELLRESNLLVGRTLAEVAKLVKPGVTTGELDKVAEEFIRDHGAVPTFKGFPNQYGDPFPASLCTSVNEQVVHGIPGDIVLKEGDIVSVDCGTYMNGFCGDSAYTFCVGEVDEEVRKLLKVTKEALYIGIENAVQGKRLGDIGYSIQEHCESNSFGVVREFVGHGIGKEMHEDPQVPNYGKRGYGTMLKRGLCIAIEPMITQGSRQIVMERDGWTVRTKDRKYAAHFEHTVAVGAGKADILSSFEFIEEVLGDKAI
- the rplR gene encoding 50S ribosomal protein L18, which produces MTTKIERRIKIKYRVRNKISGTAERPRMSVFRSNKQIYVQLIDDLGGKTLAAASSLGMTEKLPKKEQAAKVGELIAKKAQEAGITTVVFDRNGYLYHGRVKEVADAARNGGLKF
- the rplO gene encoding 50S ribosomal protein L15, with amino-acid sequence MNLSNLKPAEGSTKTRKRIGRGPGSGLGGTSTRGHKGAKSRSGYSKKIGFEGGQMPLQRRVPKFGFKNINRVEYKAINLDTIQKLAEAKKLETVGINDFIAAGFISSNQLVKVLGNGTLTTKLDVQAHAFSKTAVAAIEAAGGSVVKL
- the ykgO gene encoding type B 50S ribosomal protein L36, encoding MKVRASLKKRTPECKIVRRNGRLYVINKKNPKYKQRQG
- the rpsK gene encoding 30S ribosomal protein S11, with the protein product MAKKTVAAKKRNVKVDANGQLHVHSSFNNIIVSLANSEGQIISWSSAGKMGFRGSKKNTPYAAQMAAQDCAKVAFDLGLRKVKAYVKGPGNGRESAIRTIHGAGIEVTEIIDVTPLPHNGCRPPKRRRV
- the rpsE gene encoding 30S ribosomal protein S5: MAINNRVKITNDIELKDRLVAINRVTKVTKGGRTFSFSAIVVVGNEEGIIGWGLGKAGEVTAAIAKGVESAKKNLTKVPVLKGTVPHEQTAKFGGAEVFIKPASHGTGVVAGGAMRAVLESVGITDVLAKSKGSSNPHNLVKATILALGEMRDARMVAQNRGISIEKVFRG
- a CDS encoding DNA-directed RNA polymerase subunit alpha; amino-acid sequence: MAILAFQKPDKVLMLEADSRFGKFEFRPLEPGFGITVGNALRRILLSSLEGFAITTIKIDGVEHEFSSVPGVKEDVTNIILNLKQVRFKQVVEEFESEKVSITIENSSEFKAGDIGKYLTGFEVLNPELVICHLDSKATMQIDITINKGRGYVPADENREYCTDVNVIPIDSIYTPIRNVKYQIEPFRVEQKTDYDKLVLEITTDGSIHPKEALKEAAKILIYHFMLFSDEKITLESNDVDGNEEFDEEVLHMRQLLKTKLVDMDLSVRALNCLKAADVETLGDLVQFNKTDLLKFRNFGKKSLTELDDLLESLNLSFGTDISKYKLDKE
- the rpsD gene encoding 30S ribosomal protein S4, whose product is MARYTGPKSRIARKFGEGIFGADKVLSKKNYPPGQHGNSRKRKTSEYGVQLREKQKAKYTYGVLEKQFRNLFEKAETAKGITGEILLQLLEGRLDNIVFRLGIAPTRAAARQLVGHKHITVDGEVVNIPSFAVKPGQVIGVRERSKSLEVIANSLAGFNHSKYPWLEWDDNSKVGKLLHVPERADIPENIKEHLIVELYSK